Proteins from a single region of Oncorhynchus nerka isolate Pitt River linkage group LG18, Oner_Uvic_2.0, whole genome shotgun sequence:
- the LOC115123257 gene encoding probable E3 ubiquitin-protein ligase HERC3 isoform X1, producing MFSWGENTRDGFGLVKSKDLVKANTDGCVNFIHLKSPVTRLSAGNKVVAFIRNNGKQVSLARMQDDKDGRRITGKLKGVECREKILALSCCDAHIILLSEEGRVFCLTQSSNVPSPVGNLNNVIQVACGDNHSIALTQDGKVFTWGQNSRGQLGLGKGEPRTLSPQPLKSLSGIPLAQITAGGDHSFALSLSGAVFGWGKNGAGQLGLGDTIDRPAPAPVDCLNLKKTIAVSCGGEHTAVLTKGGLVFTFGSGRYGQLGHNSLRNELRPRLVAEFWGAKVTQIACGRNHTLAFVGSFKKIYSFGHGELGQLGNGVKMDQSVPLPVHLPQDHIDDQQIEQTFAGGNHSFALCSSTQESGKGLNDSNLGKVTQTLDDDIINRWISYCDSKSWKTIQEEITETFSSASCLNGSFLDKSCDKHYQTSLKRSGLDLSFARLAFQKLAKKNKVLAEVEDVVQRILLPSLSKDPIGVEGLRVYLIIPELLRVLLKQQRGIDITEAFAFAILRLNPDKLQVLEGLWSTLPDTPFRTLVKTFHYVSAEYLRMVAEGSAVKTTFEGTVKVMQRLYEVNCNRRIKIAASNFHINRANRMLQNMLNTLVNYDYLNVPEDFFYSFHRQSCIFNTEAKCIVYQLELNYSFANHGPLAFCVTTIHVRRERALEDAFQHLRQSGHDFTMPLKVKFQAEDGMDEGGVSLDFFSLLGRELLTMEPKTLEVYEDSGLAWFTTSGGGITDEFYLLGLLCGKALYNQCVLNLCFPLALFKKLLGLTTTLDDLKELSPTEARGLQYVLDEDEESVEAMDLVFMYKGQELIPNGEEVPVTMVNRKKYVDLYVDMKLNKSVQRQFAVFERGFHKGCPIQAWRMFLPEELMTLLQGDDNYEWDKLRENAKYQGYRPTDDIIQNFWRVFTEFSEEEKKKFLTFLTGTDRLPRGRSLSKLQMQITSLGSTDADEYYPKAQTCSVTLCLPNYSSIDTLQEKLLHAITHCDVFGDA from the exons ATGTTTTCGTGGGGAGAGAACACCCGTGATGGCTTCGGTTTAGTGAAATCGAAGGATTTGGTAAAGGCGAACACGGACGGTTGCGTAAATTTCATACACCTGAAATCTCCAGTTACGCGTCTTTCTGCAGGCAATAAAGTGGTCGCGTTCATCAGAAATAATGGGAAACAAGTGTCCCTCGCTCGGATGCAAGATGACAAAGATGGGAGAAGGATCACAGGAAAACTGA AGGGTGTGGAGTGCAGGGAGAAGATTCTGGCTCTGAGTTGCTGTGATGCACATATTATTTTACTGTCTGAAGAGGGCAGAGTTTTCTGCCTCACCCAATCATCCAATGTTCCCAG CCCAGTGGGTAACTTGAATAACGTAATTCAGGTTGCATGTGGAGACAATCATTCCATTGCACTAACCCAAG ATGGTAAAGTGTTCACGTGGGGCCAGAACTCCAGAGGACAGCTGGGTTTGGGGAAGGGAGAGCCCCGCACCTTGTCTCCCCAGCCACTCAAGTCTCTGTCAGGTATCCCCCTGGCTCAGATCACCGCTGGGGGAGACCACAGCTTCGCCCTGTCCCTCTCTGGAGCCGTGTTCGGCTGGGGCAAGAACGGCGCCGGACAGCTGGGACTGGGGGACACAATAG ATAGACCTGCTCCAGCTCCTGTTGATTGCCTGAATCTAAAGAAGACCATTGCTGTTTCCTGTGGAGGGGAGCATACTGCTGTTCTGACAAAG GGAGGTTTAGTGTTCACATTTGGCTCGGGTCGATATGGACAGCTTGGACACAACTCTCTCAGAAATGAACTACGACCTCGACTGGTGGCCGAATTCTGGGGGGCAAAGGTGACCCAGATAGCCTGTGGAAG AAACCACACATTGGCGTTTGTGGGCTCCTTCAAAAAGATCTACTCATTTGGGCATGGAGAGCTAGGGCAGCTGGGAAATGGAGTCAAGATGGATCAGTCTGTGCCTCTGCCAGTACACCTACCACAGG ACCACATTGATGACCAGCAAATTGAACAAACCTTTGCTGGAGGAAACCATTCTTTTGCCTTGTGCAGCTCTACTCAA GAATCAGGAAAAGGGTTGAATGACTCCAATCTCGGAAAAGTGACTCAAACATTAGATGATGACATCATTAACAGATGGATCTCGTACTGTGACTCAAAATCATGGAAGACGATACAGGA GGAAATCACAGAAACGTTCTCTTCTGCATCATGTTTAAATGGGAGCTTCCTGGACAAAAG TTGTGACAAACATTATCAAACCTCACTGAAGCGCTCTGGCCTGGACTTGTCATTCGCCCGACTGGCTTTTCAAAAGCTGGCTAAAAAGAATAAAGTGCTAGCTGAG GTTGAAGATGTTGTCCAGCgcattctccttccctccctgagTAAGGATCCCATTGGGGTGGAGGGTCTGAGGGTGTACCTCATCATCCCTGAGCTCCTGAGGGTTCTCCTAAAACAACAACGTGGCATAGACATTACTGAGGCCTTCGCTTTTGCCATCCTCAGACTGAACCCAGACAAGCTCCAGGTCCTTG AGGGCCTATGGTCGACACTTCCCGACACCCCCTTCAGAACTCTGGTGAAAACATTCCACTATGTGTCAGCAGAGTATCTCCGTATGGTGGCAGAGGGCAGTGCTGTTAAAACAACATTTGAAGGGACTGTAAAGGTTATGCAGAGGCTGTATGAG GTCAATTGCAACAGACGCATCAAAATTGCAGCAAGCAATTTCCACATCAACAGAGCCAATCGTATGCTTCAGAAT ATGCTCAACACACTTGTAAATTATGACTACCTAAATGTTCCCGAG GACTTCTTTTATTCATTTCACCGGCAATCTTGCATCTTCAACACAGAGGCTAAATGTATAGTTTATCAACTGGAACTCAATTACAGC TTTGCCAACCATGGACCTTTAGCCTTTTGCGTCACTACAATacatgtgaggagagagagagccctggaAGATGCTTTCCAGCACCTTCGACAAAGTGGGCACGACTTCACAATGCCTTTGAAG GTGAAGTTTCAAGCAGAGGATGGTATGGATGAAGGTGGTGTTTCACtggatttcttcagcctcctggggAGGGAACTTCTCACAATGGAACCAAAGACACTGGAGGTTTACGAGGACTCTGGACTTGCGTGGTTCACAACATCT GGCGGCGGTATTACTGATGAATTCTACTTACTTGGGCTGCTCTGTGGGAAGGCACTGTATAATCAGTGTGTTCTGAACCTCTGCTTCCCTCTGGCTCTCTTCAAGAAGCTTCTGGGTCTGACTACAACATTGGATGACCTTAAAGAGCTGTCTCCAACTGAAGCACG TGGCTTGCAGTATGTGTTGGATGAAGATGAGGAGTCTGTTGAAGCAATGGATTTGGTTTTCATG TACAAAGGGCAAGAACTGATACCAAATGGAGAGGAGGTCCCAGTTACCATGGTCAACAG GAAGAAATATGTTGACTTGTACGTTGACATGAAGCTCAACAAGTCAGTGCAGAGACAGTTTGCAGTCTTTGAGAGAGGCTTCCACAAAGGCTGCCCTATACAGGCATGGAGGATGTTTCTACCTGAGGAGCTGATGACACTTCTACAAGGAGATGACAACTACGAGTGGGACAAGTTGAGAGAG AATGCCAAGTATCAAGGATATAGGCCCACAGATGACATCATCCAGAACTTCTGGAGGGTTTTCACAGAGTTctcagaggaggagaagaagaagttcTTAA CTTTTCTGACCGGAACGGACAGACTGCCCAGAGGACGAAGTCTCTCCAAACTGCAGATGCAAATCACGTCTTTGGGCAGCACTGACGCTGATGAATATTATCCGAAAGCACAAACCTGCTCTGTGACATTATGCCTCCCTAACTACAGCAGTATCGACACACTACAGGAGAAGCTTCTCCATGCTATCACCCACTGTGATGTGTTTGGAGATGCTTGA
- the LOC115123257 gene encoding probable E3 ubiquitin-protein ligase HERC3 isoform X2, whose translation MFSWGENTRDGFGLVKSKDLVKANTDGCVNFIHLKSPVTRLSAGNKVVAFIRNNGKQVSLARMQDDKDGRRITGKLNGKVFTWGQNSRGQLGLGKGEPRTLSPQPLKSLSGIPLAQITAGGDHSFALSLSGAVFGWGKNGAGQLGLGDTIDRPAPAPVDCLNLKKTIAVSCGGEHTAVLTKGGLVFTFGSGRYGQLGHNSLRNELRPRLVAEFWGAKVTQIACGRNHTLAFVGSFKKIYSFGHGELGQLGNGVKMDQSVPLPVHLPQDHIDDQQIEQTFAGGNHSFALCSSTQESGKGLNDSNLGKVTQTLDDDIINRWISYCDSKSWKTIQEEITETFSSASCLNGSFLDKSCDKHYQTSLKRSGLDLSFARLAFQKLAKKNKVLAEVEDVVQRILLPSLSKDPIGVEGLRVYLIIPELLRVLLKQQRGIDITEAFAFAILRLNPDKLQVLEGLWSTLPDTPFRTLVKTFHYVSAEYLRMVAEGSAVKTTFEGTVKVMQRLYEVNCNRRIKIAASNFHINRANRMLQNMLNTLVNYDYLNVPEDFFYSFHRQSCIFNTEAKCIVYQLELNYSFANHGPLAFCVTTIHVRRERALEDAFQHLRQSGHDFTMPLKVKFQAEDGMDEGGVSLDFFSLLGRELLTMEPKTLEVYEDSGLAWFTTSGGGITDEFYLLGLLCGKALYNQCVLNLCFPLALFKKLLGLTTTLDDLKELSPTEARGLQYVLDEDEESVEAMDLVFMYKGQELIPNGEEVPVTMVNRKKYVDLYVDMKLNKSVQRQFAVFERGFHKGCPIQAWRMFLPEELMTLLQGDDNYEWDKLRENAKYQGYRPTDDIIQNFWRVFTEFSEEEKKKFLTFLTGTDRLPRGRSLSKLQMQITSLGSTDADEYYPKAQTCSVTLCLPNYSSIDTLQEKLLHAITHCDVFGDA comes from the exons ATGTTTTCGTGGGGAGAGAACACCCGTGATGGCTTCGGTTTAGTGAAATCGAAGGATTTGGTAAAGGCGAACACGGACGGTTGCGTAAATTTCATACACCTGAAATCTCCAGTTACGCGTCTTTCTGCAGGCAATAAAGTGGTCGCGTTCATCAGAAATAATGGGAAACAAGTGTCCCTCGCTCGGATGCAAGATGACAAAGATGGGAGAAGGATCACAGGAAAACTGA ATGGTAAAGTGTTCACGTGGGGCCAGAACTCCAGAGGACAGCTGGGTTTGGGGAAGGGAGAGCCCCGCACCTTGTCTCCCCAGCCACTCAAGTCTCTGTCAGGTATCCCCCTGGCTCAGATCACCGCTGGGGGAGACCACAGCTTCGCCCTGTCCCTCTCTGGAGCCGTGTTCGGCTGGGGCAAGAACGGCGCCGGACAGCTGGGACTGGGGGACACAATAG ATAGACCTGCTCCAGCTCCTGTTGATTGCCTGAATCTAAAGAAGACCATTGCTGTTTCCTGTGGAGGGGAGCATACTGCTGTTCTGACAAAG GGAGGTTTAGTGTTCACATTTGGCTCGGGTCGATATGGACAGCTTGGACACAACTCTCTCAGAAATGAACTACGACCTCGACTGGTGGCCGAATTCTGGGGGGCAAAGGTGACCCAGATAGCCTGTGGAAG AAACCACACATTGGCGTTTGTGGGCTCCTTCAAAAAGATCTACTCATTTGGGCATGGAGAGCTAGGGCAGCTGGGAAATGGAGTCAAGATGGATCAGTCTGTGCCTCTGCCAGTACACCTACCACAGG ACCACATTGATGACCAGCAAATTGAACAAACCTTTGCTGGAGGAAACCATTCTTTTGCCTTGTGCAGCTCTACTCAA GAATCAGGAAAAGGGTTGAATGACTCCAATCTCGGAAAAGTGACTCAAACATTAGATGATGACATCATTAACAGATGGATCTCGTACTGTGACTCAAAATCATGGAAGACGATACAGGA GGAAATCACAGAAACGTTCTCTTCTGCATCATGTTTAAATGGGAGCTTCCTGGACAAAAG TTGTGACAAACATTATCAAACCTCACTGAAGCGCTCTGGCCTGGACTTGTCATTCGCCCGACTGGCTTTTCAAAAGCTGGCTAAAAAGAATAAAGTGCTAGCTGAG GTTGAAGATGTTGTCCAGCgcattctccttccctccctgagTAAGGATCCCATTGGGGTGGAGGGTCTGAGGGTGTACCTCATCATCCCTGAGCTCCTGAGGGTTCTCCTAAAACAACAACGTGGCATAGACATTACTGAGGCCTTCGCTTTTGCCATCCTCAGACTGAACCCAGACAAGCTCCAGGTCCTTG AGGGCCTATGGTCGACACTTCCCGACACCCCCTTCAGAACTCTGGTGAAAACATTCCACTATGTGTCAGCAGAGTATCTCCGTATGGTGGCAGAGGGCAGTGCTGTTAAAACAACATTTGAAGGGACTGTAAAGGTTATGCAGAGGCTGTATGAG GTCAATTGCAACAGACGCATCAAAATTGCAGCAAGCAATTTCCACATCAACAGAGCCAATCGTATGCTTCAGAAT ATGCTCAACACACTTGTAAATTATGACTACCTAAATGTTCCCGAG GACTTCTTTTATTCATTTCACCGGCAATCTTGCATCTTCAACACAGAGGCTAAATGTATAGTTTATCAACTGGAACTCAATTACAGC TTTGCCAACCATGGACCTTTAGCCTTTTGCGTCACTACAATacatgtgaggagagagagagccctggaAGATGCTTTCCAGCACCTTCGACAAAGTGGGCACGACTTCACAATGCCTTTGAAG GTGAAGTTTCAAGCAGAGGATGGTATGGATGAAGGTGGTGTTTCACtggatttcttcagcctcctggggAGGGAACTTCTCACAATGGAACCAAAGACACTGGAGGTTTACGAGGACTCTGGACTTGCGTGGTTCACAACATCT GGCGGCGGTATTACTGATGAATTCTACTTACTTGGGCTGCTCTGTGGGAAGGCACTGTATAATCAGTGTGTTCTGAACCTCTGCTTCCCTCTGGCTCTCTTCAAGAAGCTTCTGGGTCTGACTACAACATTGGATGACCTTAAAGAGCTGTCTCCAACTGAAGCACG TGGCTTGCAGTATGTGTTGGATGAAGATGAGGAGTCTGTTGAAGCAATGGATTTGGTTTTCATG TACAAAGGGCAAGAACTGATACCAAATGGAGAGGAGGTCCCAGTTACCATGGTCAACAG GAAGAAATATGTTGACTTGTACGTTGACATGAAGCTCAACAAGTCAGTGCAGAGACAGTTTGCAGTCTTTGAGAGAGGCTTCCACAAAGGCTGCCCTATACAGGCATGGAGGATGTTTCTACCTGAGGAGCTGATGACACTTCTACAAGGAGATGACAACTACGAGTGGGACAAGTTGAGAGAG AATGCCAAGTATCAAGGATATAGGCCCACAGATGACATCATCCAGAACTTCTGGAGGGTTTTCACAGAGTTctcagaggaggagaagaagaagttcTTAA CTTTTCTGACCGGAACGGACAGACTGCCCAGAGGACGAAGTCTCTCCAAACTGCAGATGCAAATCACGTCTTTGGGCAGCACTGACGCTGATGAATATTATCCGAAAGCACAAACCTGCTCTGTGACATTATGCCTCCCTAACTACAGCAGTATCGACACACTACAGGAGAAGCTTCTCCATGCTATCACCCACTGTGATGTGTTTGGAGATGCTTGA